Genomic DNA from Planctomycetota bacterium:
TCTTCGGCTTCACCACCGTCAAGGGCGAAAGCGGCTTCGATGTCCTCGTCGCCCGCGGCAACGAGCTGGCCGGCACGAACGTCGAGACCATGGAATGGGTCATCTGACCTGAGGCGAACCGAGTCTCTCTTTTCCAAATGAGGCAGCCCGACGCACGACGCGTCGGGCTGTTTCGCGTCATCGTTCTCTCCGTCATCCCGAACGCAGCCGAGGGACCTCGCGGTGGCTCTGAGACGACGACCAAACGAGGTCCTTCGACTCGCTGCGCTCGCTCAGGATGACTGAATCGGGAGGCGAGAACTTGTGTCAACGCGCCGGCAGATGCCTTGCCAGGAACTCCGCGGCATGGGTCATCCAGCTGACAACTTCGCGCGGCGCCTTCGGGTCGTCGTCCAAGAGACTCAAGCCGTGATGGCCTCGCTCGTAGAGGTGCAGCTCATACGGCACGCCGAGGTCGTCGAGCCGGCTCGCCAGCAGCAACGCATTCCGCGGCGGGACCGGCTCGTCGTGCGTCGTGTGCCAGATGAACGTCGGCGGCATGCGGTCGTGGACGAGGGTTTCGAGCGACAACTCTTCGGCGAGGGCGTCGGGTGCATCAGGCCCGAGGAGGTTGTCGCGACTGCCGCCGTGGGCGAAGGGCTTGGTGAGCGAGACGACAGGGTAACACAGCACTGCGGCCTGGATCTGGTCGCTGGTGAGCGTTGCCGACGTCCAGCCGGCAAGGTGGCCGCCCGCGCTGAAGCCGAGGATACCGACGCGATCGATGCCGTCGATCGCCCGAATCTGCCGGACGGCCTCGGTCGCGTCTTCGAGCGGGGCCGGGTTTCGGTCCGGTGCGACGCGGTACCGCAAGATCGCCGCCGTGTAGCCGAGCGTGTTGAGCCATTGGCCGACGTTTTCCGACTCGCGATCGCTGCAGAAGCCGTAGCCGCCGCCCGGCAGCACCACGACCGCGGCCGAAGCACCGTCGACTTGCATGACGTTCAGATTGATCGACATGCACCAAGGCTACCTGCCGCTCATACACTGTGGCGATGGCGGCGAACCTTTCCCTCACGGTGGTCAAGGACGAACCGGCCCGCAGTGTCCCGCCCTGCGGCGGTGCCGGAGGCGGTTTCGCCGGAGGTGTCGACACGCTCACCGGTCGGCGCAAGCCGAACTGGCTCAAGATGAAAATGCCCGCCGGCAAGGGCTATGGCCGGCTCAAGCAGCTCGTCCGCGAGAACAACCTCCACACCGTCTGCGAAGAGGCCAAGTGCCCCAACATCGGCGAGTGCTGGAACGCCCAAGGCGGCGGCACGGCGACGCTGATGATCCTCGGCGACACCTGCACGCGCGCTTGCGGGTTCTGCAACATCAAGACCGGCCGGCCCACCTGGCATGACGACGACGAGCCACGACGCGTCGGTGAAGCCGTTGCCACGATGGGCCTCGGCCACGCGGTGATCACGAGCGTCAACCGTGATGAGCTGCCCGACGGCGGCGCCCGCATCTGGGCCGAGACGATCAACGAAATTCGCCGGCAGTCGCCCGGCACGAGCGTCGAGGTGCTGATCCCCGACTTCGAGGGCAACTGGCCGGCGTTGCAGCTCGTCATCGACGCGGCCCCCGACATCCTCAACCACAACCTCGAGAGCGTCCCCCGCATCTACTACAAGGTCCGCCCGCAGGCCAAGTACCGCCGCAGCCTCGACCTGCTCCAGCGGTGCAAGCAGCAGGGCCTCGTCACCAAGACCGGCCTGATGCTCGGCATCGGCGAGGAGGAGCACGAGGTCGACCTCGTCATCGACGACCTCGTCAGCATTTCCTGCGACATCCTCACGCTCGGCCAATACCTCCAACCGACGCCGCGTCACCTGCCGGTCGACCGCTGGGTCCACCCCGACGAGTTCGCCGAATGGAAGTTCCGCGGCGAGGCCAAGGGCCTGCGTCACGTGGAGTCGGGCCCGCTGGTTCGTTCGAGCTACCACGCCGAACAGCAGGTCCAAAGCCACGCGGCGGTGTGAGGATCAGAGCAGGTCGACAAACTGTTCGACGGTCAGGCCGGCCTGCCGGATGATCGTCCGCAACGTCCCTTTGGCGACGGGATCGCCTTTCGGCACTGAAGTCGTTCGGCGATCTTTCGCCCGACGGAGGAACGTGTGGCTTCCTTTGCCTTTGCCGCTTTCGACCACGAAGCCGACTCGCTGCAGCGCGCGGATGACCTCCCGCGGGCGAAGGCTTGGAAGCTTCGCTGGCAAGGTCGAGGTTCCCTACGCAGCCGCGGTTCTGGTGGCCGATGACGTCGCGACCGGCTCATCGACGTAGACGACTCGTGCAGAGTAATCCTCCTCGGGAACCGTGTCGTTGTGCTCCCGAGCGACTTCAAGCCAGCCCTCGATAGCGTCACGTATATTCTCGAGAGCCTCCTCTTC
This window encodes:
- a CDS encoding type II toxin-antitoxin system HicB family antitoxin → MRRAVVLAADPESPGYWTVSVPSLPGCVSQGRSEEEALENIRDAIEGWLEVAREHNDTVPEEDYSARVVYVDEPVATSSATRTAAA
- a CDS encoding alpha/beta hydrolase, with product MSINLNVMQVDGASAAVVVLPGGGYGFCSDRESENVGQWLNTLGYTAAILRYRVAPDRNPAPLEDATEAVRQIRAIDGIDRVGILGFSAGGHLAGWTSATLTSDQIQAAVLCYPVVSLTKPFAHGGSRDNLLGPDAPDALAEELSLETLVHDRMPPTFIWHTTHDEPVPPRNALLLASRLDDLGVPYELHLYERGHHGLSLLDDDPKAPREVVSWMTHAAEFLARHLPAR
- the lipA gene encoding lipoyl synthase; this translates as MAANLSLTVVKDEPARSVPPCGGAGGGFAGGVDTLTGRRKPNWLKMKMPAGKGYGRLKQLVRENNLHTVCEEAKCPNIGECWNAQGGGTATLMILGDTCTRACGFCNIKTGRPTWHDDDEPRRVGEAVATMGLGHAVITSVNRDELPDGGARIWAETINEIRRQSPGTSVEVLIPDFEGNWPALQLVIDAAPDILNHNLESVPRIYYKVRPQAKYRRSLDLLQRCKQQGLVTKTGLMLGIGEEEHEVDLVIDDLVSISCDILTLGQYLQPTPRHLPVDRWVHPDEFAEWKFRGEAKGLRHVESGPLVRSSYHAEQQVQSHAAV
- a CDS encoding type II toxin-antitoxin system HicA family toxin — encoded protein: MPAKLPSLRPREVIRALQRVGFVVESGKGKGSHTFLRRAKDRRTTSVPKGDPVAKGTLRTIIRQAGLTVEQFVDLL